The DNA region TAGATGTGCAATGGTTAGTTCACAACTTTGTCCGGGTTCATTTCACAACGAAAGTTGTTCCTGCGGTGAAACTAGGAATTCTAGAAATTGGGATATCTTGGTTGCAACTGTTTACGATTCGCTATGCCTTATAACTGCTATTCGTCAGTGCTTTCAACGCTCCTATCCAACGGAACCAGTGCCAGAACAGTGCCCATTTCAGAAATTTGTTCAGGTCTAATTGCCGTTTCAGGCTGAATTGGTGCTGCATGGTGGCTAAAAAGCGCGATCGCAAATCCAAGATTTCTCTTGCTTCTGTTTCTTCCCCTTCAGCGATGTTTGATCCATCTGAAGGTTCTGATTCCTGGACTTTTTCTGCTGCGGCGATCGCGGCCAGTTGTTGTTTGTATCGGGTCTTTAAAGCGTCTTGCCTGCGAGTGAGAAATCGTCTCAGTAACCAGATCACTCCACTGGCCAGGAGTAACCCCAGCAAGATTTGCAAAGCCTGGGCCACTCGCTGAACAATCGCTTCTGGTGCGGCCAGTTGCTTAAACCGAAGGATTTCCTCTTGAATGACTTTTTGCCATTCCTGGGCTAATTCCTCTAAGGTTTTCCCATTCCAGTCAGCATCGGGTTCTGTGACCGTCACCAGGCGAATCGGACGGGAAAAGCGATCGTCGCTAATCTGAATGATCGGGCGATTATTGAGGGTGGCGATCGTCACAGTGGGAGTCTGTTTAGCCAGGGTGGTGCGGTTAAACACTCGCCACAACCGCTCATTCACTTCGTCTGCCCGGATTTCGACGGGAAGCCTGCCCTCCGGAATTTTGGCACGGTCAAAGATGGTGGGAGAGGTGAGCGTAAACAACTCCTTATCATCCAGGGGCGATCGCACGGAAGCAGTTTCGTACTCGCCATACCGATTTACCTCAGAGGGAGGATTTGACGGATGATCAGAAACACCAGTGGGCAGCGAGGGCCATTGGCTATGGGCGATCGTGCTCCAGCCCAAAACCAACCCAATGGTGAGGAAACTGATCAGCGCGAATCGAATGGTAAACCGAAATGAGCGACGGAAGAGCAACATAAACCAAAACCAAAAAAATCAATAGCTGGAATTGAGTCTATAACTGTAGACAGCTTGATAGACAATGTTACAGATACTTAACTGGTGGAGGAGAATACGGATGAAATTGGGCCTCGTCGCTTTAGCTGGATTGATGACTATAGGTGTTGCCGCAACGAGCCAAATGGTGATGGCTCAGGGGAATCAACCCGCTCCCGTCGAACCCCAGCAAAACGATCGCCGACCTGCGATCGCCAAAGTGAATCCCAATAAACCTATCCAAATTCGAGTCATCAGCCAGACAACCGTGCCCGTTGTGGCTTCAATGGTGCCTGCTGTCGGCGATCGACCTGTCGCACCAGGAAAAAGTGTGACCTTTGGCCGCCTGCATACCAGCTATCTCTCCTTACCAATAGATTTACAGGTTTCCCTGGCTAAAACTCCTGACCCCGCCAAACCCATTAGCGTGTTTTTGAATGTCAAAACAGCCGGAAACGAAATTATCGTCGGTGTCAAAACATCCCCAACGTCTGGCAATTCGGCTCAGACTATGAATGTAGACCAAAAAGGCTGGATTTATCTCTACTAGAGCAGCAGGGGAGAATAAGAAAGAGTATTGACTCAGAAACGAATGGAATTTGGGAAACTGGCGATCGCTCGCTGTGGGACTTGCTTGATCTGCAACCACATCACAATGCCCCCAATGAGTTGAATGGGATCGCCGAATTGCACGATCGATTTCATCTTCATCGCCGTGGCAGTTTGTTCATCCACCAGCGACCCTGCCATAATCTGCACAAAGTCCCACAGCCAGTGGAAGATAATTAACGGCAGGATGTTGTTGAGTTTGAGCATCAGCGGCGCAAAGAAAAAGCCAAACTGAAAGGTATTGAGCAGTTGGATGGGGACAGCCTGTAAAGGATAGCCCCCCAAAAAGTTGACAGCATGGAGGAGGGAGAAGGCGATCGCACTCACGAACATCGCCCACCGGACTCGCCCAGTGGTTAAAAAGGCATGTAACACAATGCCCCGGTACATGATTTCTTCCCCAAACCCGACTAACAGGATGGTGAAGCCAACCAGGGCAAACGATTGCCACTGAGCAGCACTGAGGGAGGTAGGCACCAGACCCGACAGAAAGACCACCCACAGGGCAATCAGCACCACGATCAAGGGCAGAAACCATAGCAGTTGCTTGCGATCGAGGAACCGAAAGCCGATCGCCCGCCAGCTAAAATAGCGAGTTACCCAAAACACATTTAGCAGATTCAGCCCCAACAATATGATCCAAAACACCGTCATCATTTCCGGTGCGCCATAGCTGATGCCCCGGAATTCTTTCATGTAAAACATACCAGCACCCATCACTGCCGTATAGAGGAGGGCGGCTAAAACAGCAATTTGGGGTTTTGAGAGTGATGCAAGCTGATCCATAACGTTTCAGTTCCCTTTCGATTCATTAGTTTCAGATCAGGTCGCGATCGCTGCTTTCCTGTCTCGCAATCGGGTTAACTCATCCCGCCAGGATGCCACCAGGGCATCGGTATGCACATCTAGCCCCTGCTGCTGCACGCGCCATTTCCGCAACGCCAGTTCATCCTGGGCTCTGACGATCGCGTTGGAGGTGCGGCGATCGTATTCAGGAATGCGACGAGTTCTGAAGATGCGATCGCGCTTTACGCCCTCGTATTCTTCCGGCGTAATTACCGGTTCCGTTTCATCCGCCAGTTGTTCCCGAATCACCCGCCGTTCCCAGTCGCCACTCTGCCACAGCATGACAATGGCAATGAGGAAAAAGGGAAACAGGGTAATCAGAACCCGTATGGTGTTGAAGGCAAAACTCGTCAAAAAGGGCAAACTGTCCAGATCCAGACTACCCACACCCGATTTATCGTCATCGAGGTTGGTTCCCGTGATTTTCATGATCAAGATCAGCAGTAGCACAATGGAATTATTCACTAAGTGGGCTGAAAATCCCAGCAGCCAACCGATGGGACCCGCCGCGTAGCGCAGCCAGGGACGCACCGTTTGCCGCGCTAAGCCCAACCCCATGCCAAATAATCCGGTGAAGAGGGCATGGGTTCCCAGTCCAAACGCCGAATGGCGACTGCCGAGTTGGGCTAACCAGGGGGCAGTGCCGGTATCGACGAAGCCTTTCAGGATATAGGCAGCTGTTTCCAGAAAGTTGAAGCCAATGCCGACTAAGGCTCCATAGATAAACCCATCCCGGACATCATCAAACTCCGATCGCAGCAGC from Leptodesmis sichuanensis A121 includes:
- a CDS encoding CPBP family intramembrane glutamic endopeptidase translates to MDQLASLSKPQIAVLAALLYTAVMGAGMFYMKEFRGISYGAPEMMTVFWIILLGLNLLNVFWVTRYFSWRAIGFRFLDRKQLLWFLPLIVVLIALWVVFLSGLVPTSLSAAQWQSFALVGFTILLVGFGEEIMYRGIVLHAFLTTGRVRWAMFVSAIAFSLLHAVNFLGGYPLQAVPIQLLNTFQFGFFFAPLMLKLNNILPLIIFHWLWDFVQIMAGSLVDEQTATAMKMKSIVQFGDPIQLIGGIVMWLQIKQVPQRAIASFPNSIRF
- a CDS encoding PrsW family intramembrane metalloprotease, with product MSLNAPARVLYGSPLSRPKFASFVIILLGVLLFLSTSSIVNNIIAPTSAKGGIPIFLMALAWSGFLCIIPIAILWFLDRREPESKWLYAIALLWGALIATGVAQPINALIINAVKDYFTVHPDLQAAFGGKSAGLAIAAPLAGPLVEETTKGAGVLLLFLLLRSEFDDVRDGFIYGALVGIGFNFLETAAYILKGFVDTGTAPWLAQLGSRHSAFGLGTHALFTGLFGMGLGLARQTVRPWLRYAAGPIGWLLGFSAHLVNNSIVLLLILIMKITGTNLDDDKSGVGSLDLDSLPFLTSFAFNTIRVLITLFPFFLIAIVMLWQSGDWERRVIREQLADETEPVITPEEYEGVKRDRIFRTRRIPEYDRRTSNAIVRAQDELALRKWRVQQQGLDVHTDALVASWRDELTRLRDRKAAIAT